Proteins from a genomic interval of Tepidisphaeraceae bacterium:
- a CDS encoding beta-galactosidase, giving the protein MLDRFHYGVCYYPEHWDASRHASDIARIAAAGFNVVRLGEGAWSYWEPQEGRYQFEMFDRVIDLCRKHKVKVIMGTPTYAGPAWVAKNYPEVLRWNFNRQPMAHGSRRNYNYTSQKYLDLSDRLVTALAEHYEGDDQILAWQLDNEFNCHMDVSYAPSDTLAFRAWCKGKYKTLEKLNDAWGTRFWSQTYDAWDQIDLPHPTATYQNPHAQLDEVRFISDTVVAFAKRQADILRAHDRKWKITHNGLFKNIDGPKLAAELDFFSHDQYPHFNNDGDWWSYAFPLQQARSLSFPYAVLEQQSGPGGQMHYLLRTPRPGQMRLYAWQSVVHGANGVLYFRWRTCPYGSEQHWHGILDQDDRDNRRLSEAVQAGKEFLALPKEFLAAKPVKAIAVLRDFDNETNEGRINTYVKEGAWESARWLHEAGRRHLSVDQVWPATDWAGYRLLVAPHMKIVTKAIAKKMTDYVTAGGTLVLGAQSGLHDDRLHIVEMPLPGLLRKLAGVEVEDWTTLSDNETRDARLASGATLPFNAFVERLRPLAATPLAWWTGSDALLGESPAVTVNRVGKGRVYYVGGYATPAAVAALLTHLTAELSLEPMAQASQSVEMIARSNGKRRYLALLNHAAGGQRVHGLLGAKIISGNGTLAKTGELRLPGYGVALVEEA; this is encoded by the coding sequence ATGCTCGACCGCTTTCACTACGGCGTCTGCTACTACCCGGAGCACTGGGACGCGTCCCGCCATGCGTCCGACATCGCCCGCATCGCGGCAGCGGGGTTCAACGTCGTGCGACTAGGCGAAGGGGCCTGGAGCTACTGGGAACCGCAGGAGGGCCGTTACCAGTTCGAGATGTTCGACCGCGTGATCGATTTGTGCCGCAAGCACAAGGTGAAGGTGATCATGGGCACCCCCACCTACGCCGGCCCGGCTTGGGTGGCGAAGAACTACCCGGAAGTGCTCCGCTGGAACTTCAACCGCCAGCCCATGGCGCACGGCAGCCGCCGAAACTACAACTACACGTCGCAGAAGTACCTGGACCTGTCCGACCGCCTGGTGACCGCGCTGGCCGAGCACTACGAGGGGGACGACCAGATCCTCGCCTGGCAGCTGGACAACGAGTTCAACTGCCACATGGATGTCAGCTACGCCCCCAGCGACACGCTGGCGTTCCGCGCCTGGTGCAAGGGCAAGTACAAGACCCTGGAGAAGCTGAACGACGCCTGGGGCACGCGGTTCTGGAGCCAGACCTACGACGCGTGGGACCAGATCGATTTGCCCCACCCCACCGCCACGTACCAGAACCCACACGCGCAGCTCGACGAGGTGCGCTTCATCAGCGACACCGTCGTGGCGTTCGCCAAACGGCAGGCCGACATCCTGCGCGCCCACGACCGCAAGTGGAAGATCACCCACAACGGCCTCTTCAAGAACATCGACGGCCCGAAGCTGGCGGCCGAGCTGGACTTTTTCAGCCACGATCAATATCCACACTTCAACAACGACGGCGACTGGTGGTCGTACGCGTTCCCCTTGCAGCAGGCGCGCAGCCTGTCGTTCCCGTACGCCGTGCTGGAACAACAATCCGGCCCCGGCGGGCAAATGCACTACCTGCTGCGCACCCCGCGCCCGGGGCAGATGCGTTTGTACGCGTGGCAATCGGTCGTGCACGGGGCTAACGGCGTCCTGTACTTCCGCTGGCGCACGTGCCCGTATGGTTCCGAACAGCACTGGCACGGCATTCTCGATCAGGACGACCGCGATAACCGTCGGCTGAGCGAAGCCGTGCAGGCGGGCAAGGAATTCCTCGCGCTGCCGAAGGAATTTCTAGCAGCCAAGCCGGTGAAGGCGATCGCGGTGTTGCGCGACTTCGATAACGAGACCAACGAGGGTCGCATTAACACGTACGTAAAAGAAGGCGCGTGGGAATCGGCCCGATGGCTGCACGAGGCGGGCCGGCGGCACCTCAGCGTCGACCAGGTGTGGCCGGCGACGGATTGGGCGGGCTACCGGTTGCTCGTCGCGCCGCACATGAAGATCGTCACCAAGGCGATCGCCAAGAAGATGACCGACTACGTCACCGCCGGCGGCACGCTGGTGCTGGGGGCGCAGTCGGGCCTGCACGACGATCGATTGCACATCGTGGAAATGCCGCTGCCCGGCCTGCTGCGCAAGCTGGCCGGTGTAGAGGTTGAAGACTGGACGACGTTGTCGGACAACGAGACGCGCGACGCCCGCCTGGCCAGCGGCGCCACGTTGCCGTTCAACGCGTTCGTCGAGCGCCTGCGCCCGTTAGCCGCCACGCCACTGGCCTGGTGGACCGGCAGCGACGCGCTGCTGGGCGAATCGCCGGCCGTCACCGTCAACAGGGTCGGCAAGGGCCGCGTCTACTACGTTGGCGGATACGCCACGCCCGCCGCCGTCGCCGCGCTGCTGACGCACTTGACCGCGGAACTTTCACTAGAGCCGATGGCCCAGGCGAGCCAGTCGGTGGAGATGATCGCCCGATCGAACGGCAAACGTCGCTACCTCGCCTTGCTGAACCACGCCGCCGGTGGCCAGCGCGTTCATGGCTTGCTCGGCGCGAAGATCATCAGTGGTAATGGCACCCTCGCCAAGACCGGCGAACTGCGCCTGCCGGGCTATGGCGTCGCGCTGGTGGAAGAGGCATAG
- a CDS encoding 6-hydroxymethylpterin diphosphokinase MptE-like protein yields the protein MTAIADPSFAHVLPADAPYLANLAALWATDPKLAASIEAAGDIGVRVDLAKSGEPTLAVESTTGQRIYLHSRYQPLAEAKRLAEAVDVNERLVFYCYGFGLGYHIEHLFDRAGDDAILCIFEPRLAVLRAAFEQRDLSKLLISRRLMFFTTGDKADLFTRLNDRMALVNVGTAVLEHSPSVQSSPDFFASYQQWVDEFASLCRTSITTLLLNGRRTAENIARNLGWYAAVPGVNALKDRYKCKPAIIVSAGPSLRKNKHLLPQAAGQAVLIAAQTTLKPLLEIGVEPNFVTSLDYSDICTRFFEGLPDKLTTELVAEPKATNKIFQMHPGPVSLLGNDFADKLLREMTLDRARLPAGATVAHLAFYLAEHLGCDPIIFVGQDLGFSDGLSYVPGTGHDDAARPEYGRFYTPEMKQWEQIVRDRHILRRIPDVHGRPMYTEERLYAYLQQFERDFGASRSRVIDASEGGALKRGATVMPLAEALREFCTTPLDAIAREPAPPQWDRLQQCIDSLNNRRDEARQIQEISRDTLPLLREVKDHLDDQPRVNRAIAAIDVLRAKMNGLGHCYDLIMQMTQLTEMQRFQADLRISASKLSGTERQRRQVERDIDNCCAVRDAAGAFQAMMETIVTELTAQGAHRSEAA from the coding sequence ATGACCGCAATTGCCGATCCCTCATTCGCCCACGTGCTACCGGCCGACGCGCCGTACCTGGCGAATCTCGCTGCGCTCTGGGCGACCGATCCCAAGCTCGCCGCTTCCATTGAAGCTGCGGGCGATATCGGTGTGCGCGTCGACCTCGCGAAGTCGGGCGAACCGACGCTGGCCGTTGAATCTACCACCGGCCAGCGAATCTATCTGCACAGCCGCTACCAACCCCTCGCCGAGGCCAAACGGCTGGCCGAAGCCGTCGACGTGAACGAACGGCTCGTCTTCTACTGCTACGGTTTCGGGCTTGGCTATCATATCGAGCACCTGTTCGACCGGGCGGGTGACGACGCGATCCTCTGCATCTTCGAGCCGCGCCTTGCGGTGCTGCGGGCGGCGTTCGAGCAACGCGATTTATCGAAATTGCTGATCAGCCGGCGCTTGATGTTCTTCACCACCGGCGACAAGGCCGATTTGTTCACCCGGCTGAACGACCGCATGGCGCTGGTGAACGTGGGCACCGCGGTGCTGGAACACTCGCCGAGCGTGCAGTCGTCGCCGGATTTCTTCGCAAGCTATCAGCAGTGGGTCGACGAGTTCGCGTCGCTCTGCCGCACAAGCATCACCACGCTGCTGCTAAACGGCCGGCGGACCGCGGAGAACATCGCGCGCAACCTCGGCTGGTACGCAGCCGTGCCAGGCGTGAACGCGTTGAAGGACCGCTACAAGTGCAAGCCGGCGATCATCGTCTCGGCCGGGCCTAGCCTGCGGAAGAACAAGCACCTGCTGCCGCAGGCCGCCGGGCAGGCGGTGCTGATCGCGGCGCAGACGACGCTGAAGCCGCTGCTGGAGATCGGCGTCGAGCCGAACTTCGTCACGTCGCTCGATTACTCCGATATCTGCACGCGCTTCTTCGAGGGCCTGCCGGACAAGTTGACGACCGAGCTGGTGGCCGAGCCGAAGGCGACGAACAAGATCTTCCAGATGCATCCCGGCCCAGTATCGCTGCTGGGCAACGACTTCGCCGACAAGCTGCTGCGCGAGATGACGCTGGACCGCGCCCGCCTGCCCGCCGGCGCGACCGTGGCGCACCTGGCGTTCTATCTCGCTGAGCATTTGGGGTGCGATCCGATCATCTTCGTCGGCCAGGACCTGGGCTTCTCCGACGGCCTGTCTTACGTGCCCGGCACCGGTCACGACGACGCCGCCCGCCCCGAATATGGCCGGTTCTACACGCCCGAGATGAAGCAGTGGGAACAGATCGTGCGCGACCGCCATATCCTGCGGCGAATCCCCGACGTGCATGGGCGACCGATGTACACCGAGGAACGCCTGTACGCCTACCTGCAACAGTTCGAGCGCGACTTCGGTGCCAGCCGATCGCGCGTGATCGATGCGAGCGAAGGCGGCGCGCTGAAGCGCGGCGCGACGGTGATGCCGCTGGCCGAGGCGCTGCGGGAGTTCTGCACAACGCCGCTCGATGCGATCGCACGCGAGCCCGCGCCACCACAGTGGGACCGGTTGCAGCAGTGCATCGATAGCCTGAACAACCGCCGCGACGAGGCGAGGCAGATTCAGGAGATCTCGCGCGACACGCTGCCGTTGTTGCGCGAGGTGAAGGACCACTTGGACGACCAGCCGCGCGTGAACCGCGCGATCGCCGCGATCGACGTGCTGCGGGCGAAGATGAACGGCTTGGGTCACTGCTACGACCTGATCATGCAGATGACGCAGCTGACTGAGATGCAGCGATTCCAGGCCGACCTGCGCATCAGTGCGTCGAAGCTGTCCGGCACCGAACGCCAACGGCGGCAGGTCGAGCGCGACATCGACAACTGCTGCGCCGTGCGCGATGCCGCCGGCGCGTTTCAAGCGATGATGGAGACGATCGTCACCGAACTGACGGCCCAAGGGGCTCACCGAAGCGAGGCCGCATGA
- a CDS encoding HEAT repeat domain-containing protein — protein sequence MPIHRTLIAMLLLAGPALAKTVDLPPIDKPLPFGTDALGLPQPDRVNTTVPRTAQLLAAELKRPGQTRERRAELVSDLGATELPAALPAIIEAASDPDAIVRAAAAAALGTFKSPESAAALVRLATDADPTVRDNAVRSAAAVGSGDLVTAGLNDADRTVAAAALAVASADQAAGIAGQLSSEDPMLRAAAATALARAGVTAQADAIARLLADDSVLVQSSAIEALGTLKATPHAQGVVDLLKHDHPTVRRYAVAALPNLLSADAARTRGIAMLSDPDESVRTAAAIALAKVPGPAAIEPLVKQLDDPYTPLHTAAREALVAIGQPASAAAMALLDHANPRRREDGSYVLGQLASHEGFERHVKLLEDADWVLVAQVARSLGQIGDAAAGPALVTAIQRATADQIATEQKPTAHAAATNAIVAGTLLGHEPTSAAVSKLIPQKSYSSSTRAAAIWSVGVLGAPNVDAIFGRFGGIVGDLEESSDVQMEAIKAVGNRKHEKTKGILSAAAVQMSGDMAAAAHWSSDRLRGQVTPFEMPASTWQADVSVSDFTR from the coding sequence ATGCCCATCCATCGCACCCTGATCGCAATGCTGCTGCTCGCGGGCCCGGCGCTAGCCAAGACGGTCGATCTGCCCCCGATCGACAAGCCGTTACCCTTCGGCACCGACGCGCTGGGGCTACCGCAGCCCGATCGCGTCAACACGACCGTGCCGCGCACCGCCCAGCTGTTAGCGGCCGAGCTGAAGCGCCCGGGCCAGACGCGCGAGCGGCGGGCCGAGCTGGTTAGCGACCTGGGCGCCACGGAACTGCCCGCTGCGCTGCCGGCGATCATCGAGGCGGCAAGCGACCCCGACGCCATCGTGCGGGCGGCGGCCGCGGCGGCGCTGGGGACGTTCAAGTCGCCCGAGAGCGCAGCCGCGCTCGTGCGGCTCGCGACCGATGCGGACCCGACCGTGCGCGATAATGCCGTCCGATCTGCAGCCGCGGTGGGCAGTGGCGATCTCGTCACCGCCGGTTTGAATGACGCCGACCGCACGGTCGCCGCCGCCGCCCTTGCCGTCGCCAGCGCCGATCAAGCCGCCGGCATCGCTGGGCAGCTTTCGTCGGAGGATCCCATGTTGCGCGCCGCGGCCGCCACGGCGCTGGCACGGGCGGGCGTTACCGCGCAGGCCGACGCAATCGCGCGACTGTTGGCCGACGACAGCGTGCTGGTTCAGTCGTCCGCGATCGAGGCATTGGGCACGCTGAAGGCGACCCCGCATGCACAAGGGGTCGTCGATCTGTTGAAGCACGACCACCCGACCGTTCGCCGCTATGCCGTGGCGGCATTGCCGAACCTGCTGAGCGCCGACGCCGCGCGGACGCGCGGCATCGCGATGCTGAGCGACCCGGATGAATCCGTCCGCACCGCCGCAGCGATCGCGCTGGCAAAGGTGCCGGGGCCGGCGGCGATCGAGCCGTTGGTAAAGCAGCTGGACGACCCGTACACCCCGTTGCACACAGCGGCGCGTGAGGCGCTGGTGGCGATCGGTCAACCCGCGTCCGCCGCTGCCATGGCGCTGTTGGACCACGCCAACCCGCGCCGCCGCGAGGACGGGTCGTACGTGCTGGGCCAGCTCGCGAGCCACGAGGGGTTCGAGCGGCACGTGAAGCTGCTGGAGGACGCGGATTGGGTGCTGGTGGCGCAGGTCGCCAGGTCGCTCGGTCAAATCGGTGACGCAGCGGCCGGTCCGGCACTGGTGACAGCCATCCAACGGGCGACGGCGGATCAGATCGCAACCGAGCAGAAGCCGACGGCGCACGCCGCCGCGACGAACGCGATCGTCGCCGGCACTTTGCTGGGTCACGAACCGACCAGCGCCGCCGTTTCCAAGCTGATTCCGCAGAAGTCTTACTCCTCGAGCACCCGAGCCGCCGCCATCTGGTCGGTGGGCGTGCTGGGCGCGCCCAACGTCGATGCGATCTTCGGTCGCTTCGGTGGCATCGTCGGCGACCTCGAGGAAAGCTCCGACGTTCAGATGGAGGCGATCAAAGCGGTCGGCAACCGGAAGCACGAGAAGACCAAGGGAATCCTGTCGGCCGCGGCCGTGCAGATGTCCGGCGACATGGCCGCTGCGGCCCACTGGTCGAGCGACCGCCTGCGGGGGCAGGTGACGCCGTTCGAGATGCCGGCATCGACCTGGCAGGCCGACGTGAGCGTGAGCGACTTCACACGGTAA
- a CDS encoding ABC transporter permease, translated as MNPVLRKDLLNLLRLPRVAAIQIAFVAVLAFMVLTSWPQGGVLAVAAQGRDDLLLGIVIGQLVLLTLFVPGIAATAISGERDGNTFEMLYASRLSAGQIVIGKILSAISFPVLLIIAGLPFVALLVWRGDVNVENLLYSYIILIVAAIFLAMVSLTVSAFSRQTSNALVISYVAVLVLCGGVLVPAALVLRETSGPFASLLHYARALSPVAAALSVLRPDAGGAQFGGRPDEGLVPIWQAFVPLALIVTAVCFAAIVAKLRKPPAESDRMPGGAIAVENRSIGRKVMFLIDDKKQRKPLGSFNPIMGKENRTNALRSGRWMIRSFYASLVLSLGLAVMSLYGGVEQTNLLAHVATVLVALQLGLIALIDPSLTSPGISSEIESGTFETLRLTPLGGGKIFWGKLLPSLPAALLPVLALLPAYGAVCFVDPSYPQRFLLLLPVVALAALLCCTVGLAASSFFDNTARATVTAYLICAAIFILPLLPYFAAGTQLGENIAAWMSMVSPLVMGLSLMPTGSRAVQELWQTHLIVIACLCLVMLLAARVRLGQLLKQG; from the coding sequence ATGAATCCAGTACTAAGAAAAGACCTCCTCAACCTCCTCCGCCTCCCGCGCGTCGCGGCGATTCAGATCGCATTTGTTGCGGTGCTGGCGTTCATGGTGCTCACCAGTTGGCCGCAGGGTGGCGTGCTGGCGGTGGCGGCGCAGGGGCGGGATGACCTGCTGCTGGGCATCGTGATCGGGCAGCTCGTGCTTCTCACGCTGTTCGTCCCCGGCATCGCGGCCACCGCGATCTCGGGGGAGCGCGACGGCAACACGTTCGAGATGCTCTACGCGTCGCGGCTGTCGGCCGGGCAGATCGTGATCGGCAAGATCCTGTCGGCCATCAGCTTTCCGGTGCTGCTGATCATCGCGGGCCTGCCCTTCGTGGCGCTGCTGGTGTGGCGCGGGGATGTGAACGTCGAGAACCTGCTCTACAGCTACATCATCCTGATCGTCGCCGCGATCTTCTTGGCGATGGTGTCGCTTACCGTCTCAGCCTTCAGCCGGCAAACGTCCAACGCGCTGGTGATCTCGTACGTCGCGGTGCTCGTGCTATGCGGTGGCGTGCTGGTGCCGGCGGCGCTGGTGTTGCGCGAGACGAGCGGCCCATTTGCTTCGCTGCTGCATTACGCCCGCGCACTCTCCCCCGTCGCAGCTGCGCTCAGCGTGCTGCGGCCGGATGCCGGTGGCGCCCAGTTCGGTGGCCGGCCCGACGAAGGCCTCGTGCCGATCTGGCAGGCGTTCGTGCCGCTGGCGCTGATCGTCACCGCCGTCTGCTTTGCTGCCATCGTCGCCAAGCTGCGCAAGCCACCGGCCGAAAGCGATCGCATGCCCGGTGGCGCGATCGCGGTGGAGAACCGCTCGATCGGCCGTAAGGTCATGTTCCTGATCGACGACAAGAAGCAGCGCAAGCCGCTCGGCTCCTTCAACCCCATCATGGGCAAAGAGAACCGCACCAACGCCCTGCGCAGCGGCCGTTGGATGATCCGCTCGTTCTACGCGTCGCTCGTCCTCTCGCTCGGCCTGGCCGTCATGAGCCTGTACGGCGGCGTCGAGCAGACCAACCTGTTAGCACACGTTGCCACCGTGCTCGTCGCGCTGCAGCTCGGCCTGATTGCGCTGATCGACCCCAGCCTGACCAGCCCCGGCATCAGCAGCGAGATCGAGAGCGGCACGTTCGAGACGCTGCGCCTGACGCCTTTAGGCGGTGGCAAGATCTTCTGGGGCAAACTGCTGCCCTCGCTACCGGCGGCGCTGCTGCCCGTGCTGGCGCTCTTGCCGGCATACGGGGCGGTCTGCTTTGTCGATCCGAGCTATCCGCAGCGGTTCCTGCTGCTGCTGCCGGTCGTCGCGCTGGCGGCGCTGCTCTGCTGCACGGTCGGCCTGGCCGCCAGCAGCTTCTTCGACAACACCGCCCGCGCGACGGTGACGGCGTACCTCATCTGCGCCGCGATCTTCATTCTGCCGCTGCTCCCCTACTTCGCTGCGGGCACGCAGCTCGGTGAGAACATCGCGGCGTGGATGTCGATGGTCAGCCCGCTCGTGATGGGCCTGAGCCTGATGCCCACCGGCTCGCGGGCCGTGCAGGAACTGTGGCAGACGCACCTGATCGTCATCGCGTGCCTTTGCCTGGTGATGCTGTTGGCCGCCCGCGTGCGCCTGGGGCAGCTGCTGAAGCAGGGTTAG
- a CDS encoding lysophospholipid acyltransferase family protein: MEATGERVDPRPLETRPKVRFFRAVNRLYCSTFQQLQVQTPCRLPRTGPAILVCNHMSGLDPLLLQAMSNRVIVWMMAKEYYEIQSIGWFFRMIEAIPVSRNGRDSSATRAALRALDAGKVLGIFPEGKIETDRNLMPFQTGVAMMAMKTGVPLYPAYLDGSPRGMEMLTAFRTAGRSHVRFGDPVKLSTDNGERLSLETATDRIRDGVETLKQDMERSRASGTRRRRLSPPQS, from the coding sequence GTGGAAGCAACAGGTGAACGCGTCGATCCCCGTCCGCTGGAAACGCGCCCGAAGGTGCGGTTCTTCCGCGCGGTCAACCGGCTGTACTGCAGCACGTTCCAGCAACTGCAGGTGCAAACGCCTTGTCGGCTGCCGCGCACCGGGCCGGCAATTCTGGTCTGCAATCACATGAGCGGGCTCGACCCGTTGCTATTGCAGGCGATGTCGAACCGGGTCATCGTCTGGATGATGGCCAAGGAGTACTACGAGATCCAGTCGATCGGCTGGTTCTTCCGGATGATCGAGGCGATCCCCGTCTCGCGCAACGGGCGCGACTCGTCGGCCACCCGCGCGGCGCTGCGGGCGCTGGACGCCGGCAAGGTGCTGGGCATTTTCCCGGAAGGCAAAATCGAGACGGACCGCAACCTCATGCCATTTCAGACCGGTGTCGCGATGATGGCGATGAAGACCGGCGTGCCGTTGTACCCGGCGTACCTCGATGGCTCACCGCGCGGCATGGAGATGCTGACCGCATTCCGCACCGCCGGGCGTTCGCACGTGCGCTTCGGCGACCCGGTGAAGCTCTCGACCGACAACGGTGAGCGGCTGTCGCTCGAAACCGCGACCGACCGCATCCGCGACGGCGTCGAGACCCTGAAACAGGACATGGAACGCAGCCGGGCCAGTGGCACGCGCCGGCGGCGCCTGTCACCCCCACAATCGTAA
- a CDS encoding ABC transporter ATP-binding protein, producing MPIQRDQVILQTENLTKRYGQHLALDNLTLNIHKGEVFGYIGPNGAGKTTTFRILCGLLDPTEGKASIAGEDVTNDKDRIKQLVGFLPDNFGVYPTLRVWEYLDFFAAAYKIPRKARPERIDYCLKIANSFEFRDKLVGALSRGMKQRVGIAKTLLHDPQVLILDEPAATIDPRARIEMRRLLRELADLGKAVLVSSHILPELADVCDTVGILQQGKLVANGAVQDIMRTVRQKRLMQVQVVKHVNAAKEVLAGMEGWEPIESNEPNVLRYEVQADEQHLAMALLALLKKGIPVSNFAEVPADLEDVFMSLTK from the coding sequence ATGCCCATTCAACGCGACCAAGTCATCCTGCAGACCGAGAACCTGACCAAGCGCTACGGCCAACACCTGGCGCTGGACAACCTCACGCTGAACATCCACAAGGGCGAGGTCTTCGGCTACATCGGGCCCAACGGTGCCGGCAAGACGACCACGTTCCGCATCCTCTGCGGCCTGCTGGACCCCACCGAGGGCAAGGCGAGCATCGCCGGTGAGGACGTGACGAACGACAAGGATCGCATTAAACAGCTCGTCGGCTTTTTGCCCGACAACTTTGGCGTCTACCCAACGCTGCGCGTCTGGGAGTACCTGGACTTCTTCGCCGCCGCCTACAAGATCCCGCGTAAGGCCCGGCCGGAGCGCATCGACTACTGCCTGAAGATCGCCAACTCGTTCGAGTTCCGCGACAAGCTGGTGGGCGCGCTCAGCCGCGGCATGAAGCAGCGCGTCGGCATCGCCAAGACGCTGCTGCACGACCCGCAGGTGCTGATCCTCGACGAGCCGGCCGCCACGATCGACCCGCGCGCCCGCATCGAGATGCGCCGCCTGCTGCGCGAGCTGGCCGACCTGGGTAAGGCCGTGCTGGTCTCGTCCCACATCCTGCCCGAGTTGGCCGACGTCTGCGACACGGTGGGCATCCTTCAGCAGGGCAAGCTGGTTGCCAACGGCGCGGTTCAAGACATCATGCGCACGGTGCGTCAAAAGCGCCTGATGCAGGTGCAGGTCGTCAAGCACGTGAACGCCGCCAAGGAAGTCCTGGCCGGCATGGAGGGCTGGGAACCGATCGAGTCGAACGAGCCCAATGTGCTTCGCTACGAGGTGCAGGCCGACGAACAGCACCTGGCGATGGCGCTGCTTGCCCTGCTGAAGAAAGGCATCCCCGTCTCGAACTTCGCCGAAGTGCCGGCGGATCTGGAAGACGTGTTTATGTCGCTGACGAAGTAG
- a CDS encoding ABC transporter permease encodes MFSFLKETLILALRNLRLHKLRSLLTAMGIIFGVAAVIIMVSIGEGAKQSAREQMDKLGAKNIVIRSVRPAENESSGRAQRVLQYGIKRIDLARLRELPGLAAVVPLRDTEQNVSRGDTRAFGANAIGTTPNVFEVVNLKLSRGNLFTGLQYDRSEAVCVIGSTVARQLFPYQDPIGSTLKVGTSASANVTLTIIGVLEPTGLRAGSDGAAVIDRDLDQDVYFPLSLAADRFGDTNVKRQSGSVERKVIELSEVWLQANRIEDVEKIASVAQNILEIGHKRNVDFTVKAPIQILRNAERLNRMFNFIMVGIASFSLVVGGIGIMNIMLATVTERTKEIGIRRALGAKRRHITLQFLIETTTISIGGGLIGISLGMGFAKLLPIMVAYVSEQSYPTNITPWSVIGSFVVSALIGIGFGLYPAMMAARMNPIEALRHE; translated from the coding sequence ATGTTCTCCTTCCTCAAAGAAACCCTGATCCTCGCGCTGCGCAACCTGCGGTTGCACAAGCTGCGCAGCCTGCTGACCGCGATGGGCATCATTTTCGGGGTGGCGGCGGTCATCATCATGGTGTCGATCGGTGAGGGGGCCAAACAGTCGGCCCGCGAACAGATGGACAAGCTGGGCGCCAAGAACATCGTCATCCGGTCGGTCCGACCGGCCGAGAACGAGTCGTCCGGTCGCGCGCAGCGGGTGCTGCAGTACGGCATCAAGCGCATCGACCTCGCCCGCCTGCGCGAGCTGCCCGGCCTGGCCGCCGTCGTCCCCCTTCGCGACACCGAGCAGAACGTCAGCCGTGGCGACACCCGCGCCTTCGGCGCCAACGCGATCGGCACCACGCCCAACGTCTTCGAGGTCGTCAACCTCAAGCTGTCACGCGGCAACCTCTTCACCGGCCTGCAGTACGACCGCAGCGAGGCGGTCTGCGTGATCGGCTCGACCGTCGCCCGGCAGCTGTTCCCCTATCAGGACCCGATCGGCTCGACCCTGAAGGTCGGCACCAGCGCGTCGGCCAACGTGACGCTGACGATCATCGGCGTCCTCGAACCCACCGGCCTGCGCGCCGGTTCCGACGGCGCCGCCGTCATCGATCGCGACCTCGACCAGGACGTCTACTTCCCCCTGTCGCTGGCGGCCGATCGGTTCGGCGACACCAACGTGAAGCGCCAGTCGGGCAGCGTCGAACGGAAGGTGATCGAGCTCAGCGAGGTCTGGCTGCAGGCCAACCGAATCGAGGACGTCGAGAAGATCGCCAGCGTCGCGCAGAACATCCTGGAGATCGGTCACAAGCGCAACGTCGACTTCACGGTAAAGGCGCCGATCCAGATCCTGCGCAACGCCGAGCGGCTCAACCGCATGTTCAACTTCATCATGGTGGGCATCGCCAGCTTCAGCCTGGTGGTCGGCGGCATCGGCATCATGAACATCATGCTCGCGACCGTCACCGAGCGCACGAAGGAGATCGGCATCCGCCGGGCCCTTGGCGCCAAACGGCGGCACATCACGCTGCAGTTTTTGATCGAGACCACCACGATCAGCATCGGTGGCGGCCTGATCGGCATCAGCCTCGGCATGGGGTTCGCCAAGCTGCTGCCGATTATGGTCGCGTACGTCAGCGAGCAGAGCTACCCGACGAACATCACCCCCTGGAGCGTCATCGGCAGCTTCGTCGTCAGCGCCCTGATCGGCATCGGCTTCGGCCTCTACCCCGCGATGATGGCCGCTCGGATGAACCCCATCGAAGCCCTGCGGCACGAGTGA
- a CDS encoding histidine triad nucleotide-binding protein, with protein MTIFQKIIDRQIPAKIAYEDDKYIVIHDVSPQAPVHLLAIPKKPIATLNDLQAGDAELVGGLFLVGKKVMNELGHTDYRTVFNCGAGAQQSVFQLHLHLLAGRAFTWPPG; from the coding sequence ATGACCATCTTCCAGAAAATCATCGACCGGCAGATCCCGGCCAAGATCGCGTACGAGGACGACAAGTATATCGTGATTCACGACGTCAGTCCGCAGGCGCCGGTACATTTGCTGGCGATCCCGAAAAAGCCGATCGCGACGCTGAACGACCTGCAGGCGGGCGACGCCGAGCTGGTGGGCGGGCTGTTCCTGGTGGGCAAGAAGGTGATGAACGAGCTCGGCCACACCGATTACCGCACGGTGTTCAATTGCGGCGCCGGCGCGCAGCAGTCGGTCTTCCAACTGCACTTGCACCTGCTGGCCGGCCGCGCGTTCACCTGGCCACCGGGCTGA